Proteins from a genomic interval of Paenibacillus sp. FSL H8-0048:
- a CDS encoding acyl CoA:acetate/3-ketoacid CoA transferase produces MTKVISAAKAAELIKDGDTVAASGFGLSCWAEEMGIAIEERFLQTGQPKNLTVMHASAVGNRRDKGMSHLGHEGLIKRWIGGIAIASPGLAKLIEEDKCEAYNLPQGVITQLYREIAAKRPGVITKVGMETFVDPRVEGGKMSPSTKEDIVKVIELEGEEWLFYKTFPIQIALIRGTVADENGNLTLEKEGLHMEVLPIAQAVRNSGGIVIAQVETVAKNGTLNPKDVKVPGILVDYLVVSTPENHYQTENTQYNPAFSGHVKVPVDSIEVLPLDERKIISRRTAVELQPNTILNLGVGIPVNVANIAAEEGVDDQLILTTEAGSIGGVPAGLKDFGHAYNSEAIVDHDSQFDFYDGGGIDLSVLGLAQTDESGNVNVSKFGTRVAGCGGFINISQAAKKLVFAGTFTAGGLQIKVENGKLHIIQEGKAKKFISKVQQITFSGSYAAKVQQPVVYVTERAVFELLNGKMTLTEIAPGIDLQTEILDQMDFKPVISPNLKEMDAAMFQENWGMLKSIIADKNRVLQEV; encoded by the coding sequence ATGACAAAAGTAATTTCAGCAGCCAAAGCAGCAGAACTCATCAAGGACGGGGACACCGTAGCAGCGAGCGGATTTGGATTATCCTGCTGGGCAGAAGAGATGGGGATCGCCATTGAAGAGCGCTTCCTGCAGACCGGACAACCGAAGAATCTGACCGTGATGCACGCCAGTGCCGTCGGCAACCGCCGCGACAAGGGCATGAGCCACCTGGGCCATGAAGGCCTCATCAAACGCTGGATTGGCGGTATCGCCATCGCTTCCCCAGGGCTAGCTAAGCTGATCGAAGAAGATAAATGCGAAGCCTACAATCTGCCGCAGGGAGTCATTACCCAGCTCTACCGCGAGATTGCCGCTAAGCGTCCGGGTGTGATTACCAAGGTAGGCATGGAGACCTTCGTCGATCCCCGCGTGGAGGGCGGCAAGATGTCCCCTTCTACGAAGGAAGACATTGTGAAGGTGATTGAACTGGAAGGCGAGGAGTGGCTGTTCTACAAGACCTTCCCGATTCAGATCGCCCTCATCCGCGGAACCGTAGCGGACGAGAACGGCAACCTGACGCTGGAAAAAGAAGGACTGCACATGGAGGTGCTGCCGATTGCCCAGGCGGTCCGCAACTCCGGCGGCATCGTGATTGCCCAGGTAGAGACCGTGGCCAAGAACGGCACCTTGAATCCGAAGGATGTGAAGGTGCCGGGCATTCTGGTAGATTACCTCGTCGTGTCCACCCCGGAGAATCATTACCAGACCGAGAATACGCAGTATAACCCGGCATTCTCCGGTCATGTGAAAGTGCCTGTGGATTCGATTGAAGTCCTGCCGCTGGATGAACGCAAAATCATCTCCCGCCGCACAGCCGTCGAGCTTCAGCCGAATACCATTCTGAATCTCGGCGTCGGCATCCCGGTGAATGTAGCGAACATTGCTGCTGAAGAGGGCGTGGACGACCAACTGATTCTGACGACAGAGGCAGGCTCGATTGGCGGTGTTCCCGCAGGTCTGAAGGATTTCGGGCATGCCTACAACTCCGAGGCGATTGTAGATCATGATTCCCAGTTCGATTTCTATGACGGCGGCGGCATTGATCTGTCGGTCCTTGGCCTGGCCCAGACGGATGAGTCGGGAAACGTGAATGTCAGTAAATTCGGCACACGCGTTGCGGGCTGCGGCGGATTCATCAATATCTCTCAGGCGGCGAAGAAGCTGGTATTCGCGGGTACTTTTACAGCGGGCGGGCTGCAGATCAAGGTAGAGAACGGTAAGCTGCACATCATTCAAGAGGGCAAGGCCAAGAAATTCATCTCAAAGGTACAGCAGATCACCTTCAGCGGATCTTATGCCGCCAAGGTACAGCAGCCGGTTGTGTATGTTACGGAGCGCGCTGTCTTTGAACTTCTGAACGGGAAAATGACCTTAACCGAAATCGCGCCAGGCATTGACTTGCAGACAGAGATTCTGGATCAGATGGACTTCAAGCCGGTCATTTCACCGAATCTGAAGGAGATGGACGCGGCTATGTTCCAAGAGAACTGGGGCATGCTGAAGTCGATTATCGCCGATAAGAACCGGGTGCTGCAGGAAGTGTAA
- a CDS encoding L-lactate MFS transporter, whose product MNVELNRWRILIASTIINICVGAIYAFSIFALPLTKVFDVTMPVIMIAFTINGAISPIPMILGGKLVDKGGAKKAVFIGGAMFGIGFILSGLATAPWMLYITYGVITGIGQGIVYSSTIGNSVKLFPDKRGLAAGIVTAGYGGGTIAIAPIANALITSNGVQSALITLGIAFLVVILGLGLLVKPAPAGYAPEGWTPPAAAAVKGGANIRWNEMIKKPIFYVIACLFLIGALSGMMVTSNASVIGQKMFGLTAAAAALYVSLYSLSNCLGRVFWGAVSDRIGRVKCLLMIYLVIAAMMLTIALSSSVAGFAVAIAGIGLCFGGTMGIFPSIVGEKFGMKYYGVNYGVTFIGYSGAAFFGPRIAGSVAAANDGNFTNAFYIALVISLVGFALTFVYKAMENKQKPEPEVAKAA is encoded by the coding sequence ATGAACGTAGAATTGAACCGCTGGAGGATACTCATTGCCTCAACAATTATTAACATCTGTGTAGGCGCGATTTATGCTTTTAGTATTTTTGCACTGCCGCTGACCAAGGTATTTGATGTGACGATGCCGGTTATTATGATTGCTTTTACAATTAATGGGGCGATTTCCCCGATTCCGATGATTCTGGGCGGCAAGCTGGTGGATAAAGGCGGGGCCAAGAAGGCGGTCTTCATCGGCGGTGCAATGTTCGGGATTGGTTTCATTCTCTCGGGTCTGGCTACTGCACCTTGGATGCTGTATATCACTTATGGCGTCATTACCGGGATTGGCCAGGGAATCGTGTATTCCTCGACCATCGGGAACAGCGTCAAGCTCTTTCCGGATAAAAGAGGGCTGGCAGCGGGGATCGTTACCGCCGGATATGGCGGCGGCACCATCGCTATCGCTCCTATCGCTAATGCGCTGATCACTAGCAATGGTGTACAATCTGCTTTAATTACGCTCGGTATTGCTTTCCTGGTGGTTATTCTGGGCCTTGGCTTGCTGGTGAAGCCTGCTCCTGCCGGTTATGCTCCTGAGGGCTGGACGCCTCCGGCTGCCGCAGCTGTAAAGGGCGGAGCCAACATCCGGTGGAACGAGATGATTAAGAAGCCGATATTCTATGTGATTGCCTGCCTGTTCCTGATCGGCGCCCTGTCTGGTATGATGGTGACCTCGAACGCATCTGTTATCGGTCAAAAAATGTTCGGCTTAACCGCAGCCGCCGCAGCGCTCTATGTCAGCTTGTACTCCCTGAGCAACTGTCTGGGCCGTGTATTCTGGGGCGCAGTGTCCGATAGAATCGGCCGGGTGAAATGCCTGCTGATGATCTACCTTGTCATTGCAGCTATGATGCTCACGATTGCTTTATCCTCTTCTGTTGCCGGATTTGCTGTCGCCATTGCCGGAATCGGCTTATGCTTCGGCGGAACGATGGGCATCTTCCCGTCCATTGTCGGTGAGAAATTCGGCATGAAATATTACGGCGTGAACTACGGTGTCACCTTCATCGGCTACTCGGGAGCCGCATTCTTTGGACCGAGAATTGCCGGCAGTGTAGCGGCAGCCAATGACGGCAACTTCACGAATGCTTTTTACATCGCGCTGGTCATCTCCCTGGTCGGCTTCGCCTTAACCTTCGTCTACAAAGCGATGGAGAACAAGCAGAAGCCCGAGCCGGAAGTGGCTAAGGCGGCTTAA
- a CDS encoding DUF561 domain-containing protein, which produces MSITQLLGIKYPIFQGGMAQIAVSPLVGAVSNAGGLGIIGSGGFTADRLRDEIRKAKASTDKPFAVNLMLMMNNIPELIQVIIEEGVKIVTTGAGTPAPYMPVLKEHGIIVIPVVPSVKIAKKMEALGVDAIVAEGTEAGGHVGETTTMALLPQVASAVSIPVIGAGGIADGRGIAAAFALGAQGVQVGTRFLATVECPTHENFKLAVINADDTSTTVTGRSLGGPVRSIKNSMIAEFLRMENEKASREELESLSLGSLRRAVYEGDTDTGSVMAGQICGMVNQITTVEEMITTMFAEAQEVMDKMGKVTFEAVAHA; this is translated from the coding sequence ATGTCGATTACACAACTGTTAGGAATTAAATATCCGATTTTCCAGGGCGGTATGGCTCAGATTGCCGTGTCTCCGCTGGTAGGCGCTGTATCCAACGCAGGCGGGCTGGGCATCATCGGCTCCGGCGGATTCACCGCCGACCGTCTCCGTGACGAGATCCGCAAGGCCAAAGCAAGCACCGATAAGCCGTTTGCCGTTAACCTGATGCTGATGATGAACAATATTCCTGAGCTGATCCAGGTTATTATAGAAGAAGGCGTGAAGATCGTAACCACAGGCGCAGGCACCCCCGCTCCTTATATGCCGGTTCTGAAGGAGCATGGCATTATCGTGATTCCGGTAGTCCCTTCCGTCAAAATCGCCAAGAAAATGGAAGCGCTCGGTGTCGATGCGATTGTAGCTGAGGGAACGGAGGCTGGCGGACATGTTGGTGAAACTACGACGATGGCCTTGCTGCCGCAAGTCGCCAGCGCGGTATCGATTCCGGTAATCGGGGCCGGCGGGATTGCCGATGGACGCGGGATTGCCGCTGCTTTTGCACTCGGAGCCCAGGGGGTTCAGGTTGGAACCCGGTTCCTCGCAACTGTGGAATGCCCGACACATGAGAACTTCAAGCTGGCGGTTATCAACGCCGATGATACCAGCACAACCGTAACCGGCCGCAGTCTGGGCGGACCTGTAAGAAGCATTAAGAACAGCATGATTGCCGAATTCCTAAGAATGGAGAATGAGAAGGCATCGCGTGAGGAGCTGGAGAGCTTAAGCCTGGGCTCGCTGCGCAGAGCTGTATATGAAGGAGATACCGATACTGGCTCCGTAATGGCTGGACAGATCTGCGGGATGGTCAACCAAATTACCACCGTGGAAGAGATGATCACCACCATGTTCGCTGAGGCGCAGGAAGTCATGGACAAGATGGGCAAAGTAACCTTTGAAGCTGTAGCACACGCCTAA
- a CDS encoding sigma-54 interaction domain-containing protein produces the protein MNVTKKNKNTNKPSIDEFVEEYPSTLFVTDQNGNILISNEFTALTIGIHLEELLKANVQDLVKAGYYSHSITMEAIATKQKVSRTVNTSRGFHVFSSAIPILDKDGEVQLVVTTSNEFSQEQNYYEANVPVAQQIHKQLGGMAAEKKKGIVAESLAMKQIIKVCNQIASYDSKVLIYGESGTGKEVIAKYIHLKSEKWKGPFIPINCAAIAPALFEYELFGYEKGVLEGQTEVKAGMIEIASGGVLFLDEIADLPMEMQAKLLRVLENNEVRRVGGLTNIPVNCRVISATNRDLWSLVKKGLFREDLYYRINVIPIHIPPLRNRKLDLVGLISSFIAGFNEMYGKKYVLSAEEFDKMLNEPWHGNVRELRNYIERLVVTEHVGQSPQEEEQIGDWFSLDHFIEKNKHQLSTLKDFTAVAEGHYIKKVLQDCAGNGTEAAKRLNVDRSVIYRKLKKMEEVLGN, from the coding sequence ATGAATGTGACCAAAAAAAACAAAAATACCAATAAACCCTCCATCGACGAGTTCGTGGAAGAATATCCGTCTACATTATTTGTGACCGATCAGAACGGGAATATCCTCATCTCGAATGAATTCACCGCGCTAACCATCGGTATCCATCTGGAAGAACTGCTTAAGGCGAATGTCCAGGATCTGGTGAAGGCGGGCTATTACAGCCATTCCATCACGATGGAGGCTATCGCGACCAAGCAGAAGGTATCCCGGACCGTCAATACCTCCAGAGGCTTCCATGTCTTCTCGTCGGCGATTCCCATTCTGGACAAGGACGGGGAGGTACAGCTGGTCGTTACCACCTCCAACGAATTCAGCCAGGAGCAGAACTATTATGAAGCAAATGTGCCTGTCGCCCAGCAGATCCATAAGCAGTTAGGCGGTATGGCGGCGGAGAAGAAGAAGGGCATCGTGGCCGAGAGTCTGGCGATGAAGCAGATTATCAAGGTCTGTAACCAGATTGCGTCTTACGACAGCAAGGTGCTGATCTACGGCGAGTCCGGGACGGGCAAAGAAGTGATTGCCAAGTACATCCATCTGAAGAGCGAGAAGTGGAAGGGGCCATTCATTCCGATTAACTGCGCTGCGATTGCTCCGGCTCTTTTTGAATACGAATTGTTCGGGTATGAGAAGGGCGTGCTCGAGGGGCAGACGGAGGTTAAGGCCGGTATGATTGAAATTGCGAGCGGCGGCGTACTGTTCCTCGATGAGATTGCTGATCTGCCGATGGAGATGCAGGCCAAGCTGCTGCGGGTGCTGGAGAACAATGAAGTGCGGCGGGTGGGCGGTCTTACAAATATTCCGGTCAATTGCCGGGTGATCTCCGCGACGAACCGCGATTTGTGGAGTCTGGTGAAGAAGGGGCTGTTCCGCGAGGATCTGTATTACCGGATTAACGTCATCCCGATTCATATCCCGCCGCTGCGCAACCGCAAGCTGGATCTGGTAGGGTTAATCTCCAGCTTCATCGCCGGCTTCAATGAGATGTACGGCAAGAAATATGTGCTCAGTGCCGAAGAGTTCGATAAGATGCTGAACGAGCCCTGGCATGGAAACGTGAGAGAACTAAGGAATTACATCGAGAGGCTGGTGGTGACCGAGCATGTGGGCCAGAGCCCGCAGGAGGAAGAGCAGATCGGCGACTGGTTCTCCCTTGACCATTTCATCGAGAAGAATAAGCACCAGCTCTCCACCCTGAAGGATTTCACTGCCGTAGCGGAGGGCCATTATATCAAAAAAGTGCTGCAGGATTGTGCCGGGAACGGGACCGAGGCGGCCAAGCGCCTGAACGTAGACCGGTCGGTGATTTACAGAAAGCTGAAGAAGATGGAAGAGGTGCTGGGGAATTAA